The Mus musculus strain C57BL/6J chromosome 2, GRCm38.p6 C57BL/6J genome has a window encoding:
- the Rbm12 gene encoding RNA-binding protein 12 has protein sequence MAVVIRLQGLPIVAGTMDIRHFFSGLTIPDGGVHIVGGELGEAFIVFATDEDARLGMMRTGGTIKGSKVTLLLSSKTEMQNMIELSRRRFETANLDIPPANASRSGPPPSSGMSSRVNLPAIVPNFNNPSPSVVTATTSVHESNKNIQTFSTASVGTAPPSMGTSFGSPTFSSTIPSTASPMNTVPPPPIPPIPAMPSLPPLPSIPPIPVPPPVPTLPPVPPVPPIPPVPSVPPMTTLPPMSGMPPLNPPPVAPLPAGMNGSGAPIGLNNNMNPVFLGPLNPVNSIQMNSQSSVKSLPINPDDLYVSVHGMPFSAMENDVREFFHGLRVDAVHLLKDHVGRNNGNGLVKFLSPQDTFEALKRNRMLMIQRYVEVSPATERQWVAAGGHITFKQSMGPSGQAHPPPQTLPRSKSPSGQKRSRSRSPHEAGFCVYLKGLPFEAENKHVIDFFKKLDIVEDSIYIAYGPNGKATGEGFVEFRNDADYKAALCRHKQYMGNRFIQVHPITKKGMLEKIDMIRKRLQNFSYDQRELVLNPEGEVSSAKVCAHITNIPFSITKMDVLQFLEGIPVDESAVHVLVDNNGQGLGQALVQFKTEDDAHKSEHLHRKKLNGREAFVHIVTLEDMREIEKNPPAQGKKGLKISVPGNPAVPVIPSAGMPAAGIPTAGIPGAGLPSAGMPGAGMPSSGMPGPGMPGPGIPGAGIPGPAMPGPAMPGPAMPGPAMPGPAMPGPAMPGPAMPGPAMPGPAIPGPAIPGPAIPGAGIPSAGGEEHVFLTVGSKEANNGPPFNFPGNFGGPNAFGPPLPPPGLGGAFGDVRPVMPSVGNSGLPGLGLEVPGFGGAPNNISGPSGFGGIPQNFGNGPGSLNAPPGFGSGPPGLGSVPGHLSGPPAFGPGPGPGPIHIGGPPGFGASSGKPGPTIIKVQNMPFTVSIDEILDFFYGYQVIPGSVCLKYNEKGMPTGEAMVAFESRDEATAAVIDLNDRPIGSRKVKLVLG, from the coding sequence ATGGCTGTGGTCATCCGTTTGCAAGGTCTCCCAATTGTGGCGGGGACCATGGACATTCGCCACTTCTTCTCTGGATTAACCATCCCCGATGGGGGCGTGCATATTGTAGGGGGTGAACTGGGTGAGGCTTTCATCGTTTTTGCCACTGATGAAGATGCAAGGCTTGGTATGATGCGCACAGGTGGTACTATTAAAGGGTCAAAAGTAACACTATTATTGAGTAGTAAAACAGAAATGCAAAATATGATTGAACTGAGTCGTAGGCGTTTTGAAACTGCCAACTTAGATATTCCGCCAGCAAATGCTAGTAGATCAGGACCACCACCTAGCTCAGGGATGAGCAGCAGGGTGAACTTGCCAGCAATAGTACCCAACTTTAATAATCCTTCGCCAAGTGTAGTAACTGCTACCACTTCTGTTCATGAGAGCAACAAAAACATACAGACATTTTCCACAGCCAGCGTAGGAACCGCTCCTCCAAGCATGGGGACTTCTTTTGGGAGCCCAACGTTCAGTTCAACCATTCCAAGTACAGCTTCTCCAATGAACACGGTCCCACCGCCACCGATTCCTCCAATCCCAGCGATGCCATCTTTGCCACCGCTGCCATCCATTCCCCCAATACCAGTTCCTCCTCCGGTACCAACATTGCCTCCTGTGCCACCTGTTCCTCCCATTCCCCCAGTCCCTTCGGTGCCACCTATGACCACACTGCCTCCTATGTCAGGCATGCCACCCTTGAATCCACCACCTgtggcacctttacctgctggaaTGAATGGCTCTGGAGCACCTATCGGTCTGAACAATAATATGAATCCTGTGTTTCTGGGTCCATTAAATCCTGTTAACTCTATACAGATGAATTCTCAAAGCAGCGTGAAGTCTCTTCCCATCAACCCTGATgatctgtatgtgagtgtgcatggaaTGCCCTTTTCTGCAATGGAAAATGATGTCAGAGAGTTTTTCCATGGGCTCCGAGTCGATGCAGTGCATTTGTTAAAAGATCATGTAGGTCGAAATAATGGGAATGGATTGGTTAAGTTTCTCTCCCCTCAAGATACATTTGAAGCTTTGAAACGGAACAGAATGCTGATGATTCAACGCTATGTGGAAGTCAGTCCTGCCACAGAGAGACAGTGGGTAGCTGCTGGAGGTCATATCACTTTTAAGCAAAGTATGGGGCCTTCTGGACAAGCCCACCCTCCTCCACAGACACTTCCAAGGTCAAAATCGCCCAGTGGGCAGAAAAGGTCAAGATCAAGATCACCACATGAGGCTGGCTTTTGTGTTTACTTAAAAGGGCTACCATTTGAAGCAGAAAACAAACatgtcattgatttttttaagaaGTTGGATATTGTGGAAGATAGTATTTATATAGCTTATGGACCCAATGGGAAAGCAACTGGTGAAGGCTTTGTAGAATTTAGGAATGATGCTGACTATAAGGCTGCTCTCTGTCGTCATAAACAATACATGGGCAATCGCTTTATTCAAGTTCATCCAATAACTAAGAAAGGTATGCTTGAAAAGATAGATATGATTCGAAAACGACTTCAGAACTTCAGCTATGACCAGAGGGAACTGGTGTTAAATCCAGAGGGGGAAGTCAGTTCTGCCAAAGTCTGTGCCCATATAACAAACATTCCATTCAGCATCACCAAGATGGATGTTCTTCAGTTCCTAGAAGGAATCCCAGTGGATGAGAGTGCTGTGCATGTTCTTGTTGATAACAATGGGCAAGGTCTAGGGCAAGCATTGGTTCAGTTTAAAACTGAAGATGACGCACATAAATCTGAACACTTACACCGTAAAAAGCTGAATGGGAGAGAAGCTTTTGTTCATATAGTTACCCTAGAAGATAtgagagagattgagaaaaaTCCCCCAGCCCAAGGAAAAAAGGGTCTAAAGATATCTGTTCCAGGTAATCCTGCAGTACCAGTGATACCTAGTGCAGGGATGCCTGCTGCTGGAATTCCCACTGCCGGGATACCAGGGGCTGGATTGCCTAGTGCTGGAATGCCTGGTGCTGGGATGCCCAGCTCTGGAATGCCTGGTCCTGGAATGCCCGGTCCCGGAATACCCGGTGCGGGAATACCTGGTCCCGCAATGCCTGGTCCTGCAATGCCTGGTCCCGCAATGCCTGGTCCCGCAATGCCCGGTCCCGCAATGCCCGGTCCCGCAATGCCCGGTCCCGCAATGCCCGGTCCCGCAATGCCCGGTCCCGCAATACCTGGTCCCGCAATACCTGGTCCCGCAATACCTGGTGCTGGCATCCCCAGTGCAGGAGGAGAAGAGCATGTCTTCTTGACTGTAGGATCAAAGGAGGCCAATAATGGGCCACCATTTAACTTCCCTGGTAATTTTGGTGGGCCCAATGCCTTTGGGCCACCACTCCCCCCTCCAGGATTAGGGGGTGCCTTTGGTGATGTTAGGCCTGTTATGCCTTCGGTTGGAAATAGTGGTTTGCCTGGCCTAGGACTGGAAGTTCCAGGTTTTGGAGGTGCACCAAATAATATAAGTGGGCCATCAGGATTTGGGGGGATCCCTCAGAACTTTGGAAATGGCCCAGGTAGTTTAAATGCTCCTCCTGGTTTTGGAAGTGGACCCCCTGGTCTTGGAAGTGTTCCTGGGCATTTGAGTGGGCCTCCAGCCtttgggcctgggcctgggcctggcccAATCCATATTGGGGGTCCCCCTGGCTTTGGAGCTAGCTCTGGAAAACCAGGACCTACAATAATTAAGGTGCAGAACATGCCTTTTACTGTATCTATTGATGaaattttagatttcttttatgGTTATCAAGTAATTCCAGGTTCAGTATGtttaaaatacaatgaaaaaggTATGCCTACAGGTGAAGCCATGGTGGCCTTTGAATCTCGGG